From the Montipora capricornis isolate CH-2021 chromosome 2, ASM3666992v2, whole genome shotgun sequence genome, one window contains:
- the LOC138037835 gene encoding uncharacterized protein: protein MTSRELTKQKELSGYQREHYSVANLSTEVIRMETGLPTKAVFDIIVNYVARFKGDINYYSGWKVEAITLEDQVFITLMKLKQNYTNLHLAQLFSCSVATVSNIVLTFVHVLHSLLFKDIMTTIPSRMKNKLCSPSSFSQYSSCRIIIDCTDLEIATPKLMSEQSATYSTYRGMNSFKVIIGVAPNAVITYVSGLYPGSVSDKSIVQESGFLIQDLLQRGVSVNIPPFLNCGKFTESEARATKSIARCRIHVERANARLKSFRILSFIPSFLRCHADKLCQLCAALVNLQFPLIKDGCNDFEFD, encoded by the coding sequence ATGACTTCCAGAGAGCTTACAAAGCAAAAAGAATTGAGTGGTTATCAAAGAGAACATTACTCAGTGGCAAACCTAAGCACTGAGGTTATACGTATGGAAACAGGCTTacccacaaaagcggtctttGATATCATTGTCAATTATGTTGCAAGGTTTAAGGGGGATATAAACTATTATTCTGGATGGAAGGTAGAGGCAATTACTCTGGAAGATCAAGTGTTCATAACACTGATGaaactgaagcaaaattatacaaatttGCATCTGGCCCAGTTGTTTTCATGTAGTGTGGCAACTGTTTCTAATATAGTTTTAACATTTGTACATGTCCTACATTCACTGTTGTTTAAGGACATAATGACAACAATACCATCTCGAATGAAGAACAAATTGTGTTCCCCTTCTTCTTTTTCGCAATACAGCAGCTGCAGGATTATCATTGACTGCACTGATTTGGAAATTGCAACTCCTAAACTGATGTCTGAGCAAAGTGCAACCTATTCCACCTATCGTGGAATGAACTCTTTCAAGGTGATTATAGGAGTCGCTCCAAATGCAGTCATCACTTACGTGAGTGGTCTGTATCCTGGTTCAGTGTCTGACAAATCCATTGTACAGGAATCTGGATTTCTCATTCAGGATTTGTTGCAAAGAGGAGTTTCAGTAAACATTCCTCCATTTCTTAACTGTGGCAAGTTTACAGAGAGTGAGGCAAGAGCAACGAAGTCAATTGCAAGGTGCCGCATTCATGTGGAGCGTGCCAATGCCAGACTGAAGAGCTTCAGGATTCTCAGTTTTATTCCCTCATTTCTGCGTTGCCATGCAGATAAACTCTGCCAGCTGTGTGCAGCACTTGTTAATCTACAGTTCCCCTTAATCAAGGATGGCTGTAATGATTTCGAATTTGATTAG
- the LOC138035018 gene encoding uncharacterized protein: MMYADDCQLYIIIKRSSRRVALDQLELCIDDVLRWNTQNGLKCNPSKTEVIHFYSRYMPSDSISHLRVGTAIIEPVNEVRDIGITLDSTLTLRTHINNICRSGSLSLHELSKIRKFLSQKDTERVVHAFISSKLDYCNGLFYGVPSSEIQKLQRLQNAAARLITRTKKSDHITPVLINLHWLPIEHRVIFKLLLYTYKALHGLAPDYLANLLTFYKTVRTLRSSRSNNLSVPKSRTSTYGDRTFACVSPRLWNQLPDFIRYSETLDSFKTRLKTHLFKIAFNL, from the coding sequence atgatgtatgctgatgattgcCAGCTCTATATCATAATAAAACGGAGCAGTCGTCGTGTTGCCTTAGATCAGCTTGAACTTTGCATTGATGATGTTCTACGTTGGAACACTCAGAACGGACTTAAATGCAACCCATCTAAGACTGAAGTCATTCACTTCTACTCTCGCTATATGCCCAGTGACAGCATCTCACACCTCAGAGTCGGCACTGCTATTATCGAACCAGTAAATGAAGTGAGAGATATTGGCATCACTCTAGACTCTACCCTCACTCTTCGCACCCACATCAATAATATATGTCGCTCTGGTTCATTATCTTTACACGAACTCagcaaaatcaggaaatttttatctcaaaaagACACCGAAAGGGTcgttcatgcctttatttcctctAAACTGGACTATTGCAATGGTTTGTTTTACGGGGTACCCTCTTCTGAAATACAGAaacttcaaagactacaaaacgCGGCCGCCCGACTTATTACgcgaacaaaaaaatctgatcaTATCACTCCAGTCCTTATCAATCTTCACTGGCTCCCTATAGAACATCGtgttatcttcaagcttcttctCTATACCTATAAAGCACTTCATGGTCTGGCCCCTGATTACTTGGCAAATCTGTTAACTTTCTATAAAACTGTCCGCACCCTCCGTTCCTCAAGGTCCAACAATCTGTCTGTTCCAAAATCTAGAACCTCCACCTATGGCGACAGAACCTTTGCGTGTGTATCCCCTAGGCTTTGGAACCAACTTCCTGATTTCATAAGATACTCCGAGACCTTAGATTCCtttaaaactaggcttaagacacacctttttaaaattgcttttaacctatag